A stretch of Hydractinia symbiolongicarpus strain clone_291-10 chromosome 9, HSymV2.1, whole genome shotgun sequence DNA encodes these proteins:
- the LOC130656445 gene encoding cell cycle checkpoint control protein RAD9A-like encodes MKCILPGRCVKLFGRSIHCLSRIGDELFFEALKDGLALRTVNSSRSAYACFVFSRAFFHEYDQGCEDIENSNPAEVLKCKLTMKSCLAIFKSLPTIEKTVEQCKITFQPNECRLVFTLYCRHGITKTHNLTFQECESLQAVFSKELCPNLIIAQSKVLLDTVMNFPNSCEEISMSVCPQAVKVRNFVDDEPDPTKVVHTEMTLVPEEFDNFQIGIDTQVTFCLKELRAILAFSEFVNQPLAIHFEHSGKPIVFALDNDELYEGNFVMATLSENESQTQQSQLATDATNTKQTQEKFSSQKHKSNTISNDNNLRKKKHEKLISKSPEQTVPNEEEIVCNKSKRAKISTVDNTTENIGNDFFTDSFPYKDMLKSPEHNSTQRKRQNLAKPFSQLNTSILRNNTQSKDVSKIDLTVDEENEVLMSTPPPNRTKKSVIFFGSDEKEANKTVNAVLLAADTDSEDD; translated from the coding sequence ATGAAGTGCATTTTACCAGGACGAtgcgtaaagttatttggtcgATCAATACATTGCTTGTCACGTATCGGTGACGAATTGTTTTTCGAAGCTTTAAAAGACGGTTTAGCTTTACGCACTGTCAATTCTTCTCGATCAGCATAcgcatgttttgttttttccagAGCGTTTTTTCACGAGTACGACCAAGGTTGTGAAGACATTGAAAACTCGAACCCTGCAGAAGTACTGAAATGTAAACTCACAATGAAATcttgtttagcgatattcaaGTCATTACCTACTATAGAGAAGACTGTGGAACAGTGCAAGATCACCTTTCAACCGAACGAATGTAGACTGGTATTCACGTTATATTGCAGACATGGTATCACGAAAACACACAATTTGACCTTTCAAGAGTGTGAAAGTTTGCAGGCTGTGTTTTCGAAGGAACTTTGCCCAAATCTTATCATAGCACAGTCAAAAGTTTTACTAGACACTGTGATGAATTTTCCGAACAGCTGCGAAGAGATCTCGATGTCTGTTTGCCCGCAGGCTGTAAAAGTACGCAATTTTGTTGATGATGAACCGGACCCTACAAAAGTTGTTCATACAGAAATGACTTTAGTACCAGAAGAGTTCGACAACTTCCAAATTGGGATAGACACTCAAGTgactttttgtttaaaagaactGCGAGCTATTTTAGCTTTTAGTGAATTTGTTAACCAACCATTAGCTATTCATTTTGAACACTCTGGCAAACCTATTGTGTTTGCGTTGGACAATGATGAGTTGTACGAAGGAAATTTCGTAATGGCGACACTCTCTGAAAACGAATCACAAACCCAACAGAGTCAACTTGCAACGGACGCTACCAACACGAAACAAACGCAGGAAAAATTTTCTTCGCAAAAGCACAAGTCTAACACAATTAGTAACGACAATAatcttagaaaaaaaaaacatgaaaaacttATAAGCAAAAGCCCCGAACAAACTGTTCCGAATGAAGAAGAAATAGTTTGCAATAAATCTAAACGGGCGAAAATTAGCACTGTCGACAATACAACTGAAAATATTGGGAATGATTTCTTTACAGACTCCTTTCCTTACAAAGACATGCTTAAAAGCCCCGAACACAATTCCACACAAAGAAAAAGACAAAATCTAGCAAAACCTTTCTCGCAGTTGAACACTTCCATCCTGAGAAATAATACTCAATCAAAAGACGTTAGTAAAATTGATTTAACGGTCGATGAGGAGAACGAAGTGCTGATGAGTACACCTCCTCCTAACAGAACTAAAAAGAGTGTCATTTTTTTTGGGAGCGACGAGAAGGAAGCTAACAAGACAGTCAATGCTGTATTACTGGCAGCAGACACGGATAGCGAAGATGATtaa